The Oleidesulfovibrio alaskensis DSM 16109 genome has a segment encoding these proteins:
- a CDS encoding DUF1987 domain-containing protein produces MNILTIAPTKSSPGILFDPHGAVLRISGESYPENCGLFYQPVFAWLHNFLQAPATRQVTLDMELVYFNSSSSKTFMDLFDLLDEAAGAGKQITVNWRYHKENETALECGEEFREDVRHMRFNLVELD; encoded by the coding sequence ATGAACATTCTGACCATAGCACCCACAAAATCGTCACCGGGTATTCTTTTCGACCCGCACGGCGCCGTCCTGCGGATTTCCGGCGAATCTTATCCGGAAAACTGCGGGCTTTTTTATCAGCCTGTATTCGCCTGGCTGCACAATTTTCTGCAGGCGCCGGCTACGCGGCAGGTCACGCTTGATATGGAGCTGGTCTATTTCAACAGTTCCAGTTCCAAGACGTTCATGGACCTGTTTGATCTGCTGGACGAGGCGGCCGGAGCAGGAAAGCAGATTACCGTCAACTGGCGCTATCATAAAGAAAATGAAACAGCGCTGGAATGCGGTGAAGAATTTCGGGAAGATGTGCGGCACATGCGCTTTAATCTGGTGGAACTGGACTGA
- a CDS encoding sensor domain-containing diguanylate cyclase produces MSVTGNSVLFAREYELIAEAEAVLARTAPEAPAHDALAGLLAGFCKTLRQCGRLMSMGDRMQAQLSELNRDIAAKEARYRSIFQCAAEGVFRTGADGSFAEVNPAMANIFGWSSVDAFMQHNTSLASLFSSPQAHCEYLDRLCSAGAVSRYEAVLRRRDGTPVWVEISTQALETGPETACGATHVGVVLDVTAHRRMLEELSHMARTDPLTGLNNRRFFMEAARAEVERMQSSGRPLSLLMLDIDHFKRVNDTWGHDAGDMVLKQLSCCLAETMRGQDVCARLGGEEFAVLLPETGHAEACRAAETLRQAVAGMAFAGHGFSVTSSLGLTTLDSAGHAVSGQRPVPGGGAASACCGQVVEILLKRADIALYAAKKNGRNRTEVYPARCTAICAGALCI; encoded by the coding sequence TTGTCCGTCACCGGAAATTCAGTACTTTTTGCCAGAGAATATGAGCTGATAGCCGAAGCGGAAGCTGTATTGGCCCGTACGGCACCGGAGGCTCCGGCGCATGATGCGCTGGCAGGTCTGCTTGCGGGGTTCTGCAAAACGCTGCGGCAATGCGGCCGGCTTATGTCCATGGGGGACAGAATGCAGGCGCAGCTGAGTGAACTGAACCGCGATATCGCGGCCAAAGAAGCGCGCTACCGCTCCATTTTTCAGTGCGCGGCCGAAGGGGTTTTCCGTACCGGTGCAGACGGCAGCTTTGCGGAAGTCAATCCTGCCATGGCAAACATTTTCGGCTGGTCTTCGGTGGATGCGTTCATGCAGCACAACACCAGCCTTGCTTCTTTGTTTTCATCGCCGCAGGCGCACTGCGAATATCTGGACAGGCTGTGCAGCGCCGGAGCTGTTTCACGTTACGAAGCTGTTCTGCGACGCAGAGACGGCACGCCCGTATGGGTCGAGATCAGCACGCAGGCGCTGGAAACAGGTCCGGAGACGGCCTGCGGCGCCACGCATGTGGGCGTGGTGCTTGATGTGACCGCCCACAGGCGCATGCTTGAAGAGCTGTCACACATGGCCCGTACCGATCCGCTGACCGGTCTTAACAACCGCCGTTTTTTTATGGAGGCAGCCCGTGCCGAAGTGGAGCGCATGCAAAGCAGCGGCAGGCCGCTCTCTTTGCTGATGCTCGACATAGACCACTTTAAACGGGTCAACGACACGTGGGGGCACGATGCCGGTGACATGGTGCTCAAACAGCTTTCCTGCTGCCTTGCAGAGACCATGCGCGGACAGGATGTCTGCGCGCGGCTGGGCGGAGAAGAGTTTGCCGTGCTGCTGCCTGAAACAGGCCACGCCGAGGCCTGCCGTGCCGCGGAAACACTGCGTCAGGCTGTGGCCGGCATGGCGTTTGCCGGGCATGGTTTTTCCGTCACGTCGTCGCTGGGCCTTACCACACTGGATTCCGCGGGGCATGCCGTTTCGGGGCAGCGTCCTGTGCCGGGGGGCGGTGCGGCCTCTGCCTGCTGCGGGCAGGTGGTGGAAATCCTGCTGAAGCGGGCCGACATTGCCCTGTATGCGGCAAAAAAGAACGGCCGCAACCGTACGGAAGTATATCCTGCCCGTTGCACTGCCATATGCGCCGGGGCGTTATGCATCTGA
- a CDS encoding D-alanine--D-alanine ligase family protein, which translates to MLVGITYDLKEEYLARGYSEEEAAEFDSPATIEGIETALQALGYETQRIGALPALAAALLQGRRWDIVFNIAEGCHGFGRESQVPALLDYYSVPYVFSDPMTLGICLHKGMTKHIVRDNGIPTADFVVIRDPAEAAAVSLPYPLFVKPVAEGTGIGVGAASKVQNPQELAAACARLIDRHRQPVLVETFLCGRELTVGITGTGAGARTLGALEVVFAPAAESDVYGYVNKAEYLERVQYHLADDADAQKARHVALAAWRALGCRDGGRVDLRFDARGVPNFIEVNPLAGLNPVNSDLPIMCYKAGLRYEQLIGQIMESAVERLKTDTGQRFVPAVTAAAYTGHTGTVAE; encoded by the coding sequence GTGCTTGTAGGCATTACATACGACCTGAAAGAAGAGTACCTCGCACGGGGCTATTCGGAAGAAGAAGCAGCTGAGTTCGACAGCCCCGCCACCATTGAGGGCATAGAAACCGCACTGCAGGCTCTGGGATACGAGACGCAGCGCATCGGGGCGCTTCCCGCGCTGGCCGCTGCCCTGCTGCAGGGACGCCGCTGGGATATCGTCTTCAACATTGCCGAAGGTTGTCACGGGTTCGGGCGCGAAAGTCAGGTGCCTGCCCTGCTTGACTACTACAGCGTGCCCTATGTGTTTTCCGACCCCATGACGCTGGGTATCTGCCTGCATAAAGGCATGACCAAGCATATCGTGCGCGACAACGGCATTCCCACCGCAGATTTTGTGGTGATCCGCGATCCCGCCGAAGCCGCGGCAGTGAGTCTGCCCTATCCGCTGTTTGTCAAGCCCGTGGCCGAAGGCACCGGCATAGGGGTTGGGGCCGCATCAAAGGTGCAGAACCCGCAGGAACTGGCCGCCGCCTGCGCCCGGCTCATCGACCGCCACAGACAGCCCGTGCTGGTGGAAACGTTTCTGTGCGGCCGTGAACTGACCGTGGGTATCACCGGTACCGGAGCAGGAGCCAGAACACTGGGCGCTCTGGAGGTGGTATTTGCTCCGGCAGCCGAATCGGATGTGTACGGATATGTGAACAAAGCCGAGTATCTGGAGCGCGTACAGTATCATCTGGCCGATGATGCCGATGCGCAGAAGGCCCGCCATGTGGCACTGGCAGCGTGGCGTGCGCTGGGCTGCCGCGACGGCGGACGCGTTGACCTGCGCTTTGACGCCCGCGGCGTGCCCAATTTCATTGAAGTGAATCCTCTGGCGGGCCTGAATCCTGTGAATTCTGACCTGCCCATCATGTGCTACAAGGCCGGACTGCGCTACGAGCAGCTTATCGGACAGATAATGGAGTCGGCGGTGGAACGTCTGAAAACGGACACAGGCCAGCGTTTTGTGCCTGCCGTAACGGCGGCGGCATACACCGGACATACGGGGACGGTGGCGGAATAA
- a CDS encoding PP2C family protein-serine/threonine phosphatase translates to MSKTTRFLDALAEVSVQTKMKIILFLGLVMFPLVVLVLNDSLERRGLNNFIAVWTAGSLLLFLPLTRGALHLLVLRSVHYLNGLCEQMKAGNLRPFATLPPEPKEGDELQRLRHNMFWMGHVIHSRQHELAVTMEHLKETQNQLVSSIEYASLIQRSFLPARSELAHLFGDHFLLWSQRDTVGGDSYWYKQTPQGFFAAVIDCTGHGVPGAFMTLIVHSLFERLDISAVDGNPAALVGAMNNSIKNALEQHDRKAASDEGMDCSVCFVPAKRGVVRFAGAGSSLFVTRADGTVQEVRGDRCGAGYVRTARDAVFTNHDIPLETGMRWYMASDGFADQIGGEKNLPFGKKRFMALLSRTAVLDCAAQQRALEEAFAGYRGHQPRRDDVTVLGFTVQSA, encoded by the coding sequence ATGAGCAAGACAACACGTTTTCTTGATGCGCTGGCAGAGGTGAGTGTCCAGACCAAGATGAAGATAATTCTGTTTCTGGGGCTGGTCATGTTTCCGCTGGTGGTGCTTGTTCTCAATGACAGTCTGGAGCGTCGCGGCCTGAATAACTTCATCGCGGTGTGGACGGCCGGCAGCCTGCTGCTGTTTCTGCCTCTGACAAGGGGGGCTCTGCATCTTCTTGTGCTGCGCAGCGTGCACTACCTGAACGGGCTGTGCGAACAGATGAAGGCGGGTAACCTGCGGCCTTTTGCCACGCTTCCGCCGGAACCCAAGGAAGGGGATGAGCTGCAGCGGCTGCGGCATAACATGTTCTGGATGGGGCATGTCATCCACAGCAGGCAGCATGAGCTGGCGGTAACCATGGAGCATCTTAAGGAGACACAGAACCAGCTGGTCAGCTCCATCGAATATGCAAGCCTTATCCAGCGTTCGTTTCTGCCCGCACGGTCCGAGCTTGCGCATCTGTTCGGCGACCATTTTCTGCTCTGGAGTCAGCGCGACACCGTGGGTGGTGATTCCTACTGGTACAAGCAGACTCCGCAGGGTTTTTTTGCCGCGGTTATAGACTGCACAGGGCACGGTGTTCCCGGCGCCTTCATGACGCTTATCGTGCATTCGCTTTTTGAGCGCCTTGATATAAGCGCCGTGGACGGAAATCCTGCCGCACTTGTAGGTGCCATGAACAACTCCATTAAGAACGCGCTGGAGCAGCATGACCGCAAGGCTGCGTCTGATGAAGGCATGGACTGCAGTGTCTGCTTTGTGCCCGCAAAAAGGGGTGTGGTGCGTTTTGCCGGTGCCGGCAGTTCGCTGTTTGTCACCCGTGCGGACGGTACAGTGCAGGAGGTGAGGGGAGACCGCTGCGGTGCCGGATATGTGCGCACGGCAAGAGACGCCGTGTTTACCAACCATGACATCCCGCTGGAGACCGGTATGCGCTGGTATATGGCCAGCGACGGATTTGCCGACCAGATAGGCGGTGAAAAGAATCTGCCTTTCGGCAAAAAGCGGTTCATGGCTCTGTTGTCGCGCACGGCGGTGCTGGACTGCGCCGCCCAGCAGCGGGCGCTGGAAGAGGCTTTTGCCGGATACAGGGGGCATCAGCCCCGGCGTGATGACGTGACTGTGCTGGGCTTTACCGTGCAGTCTGCGTAA
- a CDS encoding KamA family radical SAM protein, giving the protein MTLSTAELEQAPAEPPSLTTALSRGTAQAPSAHDAASFSRTQNTASGFVLSARSDAFRRRFYPEVSQKTWSDWHWQYANRITSLGVLGTMLGLSEEEAGAGTGLAALPLAVTPYYAAQFDPHNPAHPLRRTMVPTVEEWSLNPGESADPLGEDSHSPVPGLVHRYPDRVLFLATDSCSAYCRYCTRSRRVGKPCAGSASRRRWPAAIEYIENHPEVRDVLISGGDPLTMTDSALNHLLSQLRRIPHVEFIRIGTKAPIVMPQRITPALVRMLRRYHPLFMSIHCTHPDELTPEASQALNRLADGGIPLGSQTVLLKGINDNVPTMTALMQGLLKNRVRPYYLYHCDPVQGSAHFRTPIYKGVEIIRGMRGFTTGYAVPTYVVDAPGGGGKIPLMPDYVQGYDGEELVMRNYEGGLYRSYDPAVPLAAHNVHNAGPAGRADGDMPCL; this is encoded by the coding sequence GTGACACTCAGCACTGCAGAACTTGAACAGGCACCCGCAGAGCCTCCTTCTCTAACGACGGCACTTTCCCGCGGCACGGCACAGGCTCCCTCGGCCCATGATGCCGCGTCTTTTTCCCGTACCCAGAACACCGCGTCCGGCTTTGTGCTGAGCGCCCGTTCCGATGCCTTCCGCAGGCGTTTTTACCCCGAAGTCAGCCAGAAGACATGGTCTGACTGGCACTGGCAGTACGCCAACCGCATCACCTCGCTCGGCGTGCTGGGCACCATGCTTGGGCTTTCCGAAGAAGAAGCCGGTGCCGGCACGGGGCTTGCCGCGCTGCCGCTGGCAGTCACCCCTTATTATGCGGCCCAGTTTGACCCGCACAATCCCGCACATCCCCTGCGGCGCACCATGGTGCCCACAGTAGAGGAATGGTCGCTGAACCCCGGCGAGTCCGCAGACCCGCTGGGTGAAGACAGCCACAGCCCGGTGCCCGGTCTTGTGCACAGATATCCTGACCGTGTGCTCTTTCTTGCCACGGATTCCTGCTCGGCCTACTGCCGTTACTGCACCCGCTCGCGCCGCGTGGGCAAGCCCTGCGCCGGCAGTGCCTCGCGCAGACGCTGGCCCGCAGCCATCGAATACATAGAAAATCACCCCGAAGTGCGCGATGTGCTCATCTCCGGCGGCGACCCGCTGACCATGACGGACAGTGCACTCAACCACCTGCTGTCACAGTTGCGCCGTATTCCGCATGTGGAATTCATCCGCATAGGAACCAAGGCGCCCATCGTCATGCCGCAGCGCATCACGCCTGCGCTTGTCCGCATGCTGCGCCGGTATCACCCGCTGTTCATGAGCATCCACTGCACGCACCCCGACGAACTGACGCCGGAAGCGTCTCAGGCGCTCAACCGGCTGGCCGATGGCGGTATTCCGCTGGGCAGCCAGACAGTGCTGCTCAAGGGCATAAACGATAACGTGCCCACCATGACAGCTCTTATGCAGGGTCTGCTCAAAAACCGCGTGCGCCCGTACTACCTGTATCATTGCGATCCGGTACAGGGTTCGGCGCATTTCCGCACGCCCATATACAAAGGCGTGGAGATAATCCGCGGCATGCGCGGCTTTACCACCGGCTATGCCGTGCCCACCTATGTGGTGGACGCTCCCGGCGGGGGCGGCAAAATTCCGCTGATGCCCGATTATGTTCAGGGATACGACGGCGAAGAGCTTGTCATGCGCAACTATGAAGGCGGCCTGTACCGCTCGTATGACCCCGCGGTGCCCCTTGCCGCACACAACGTGCACAACGCCGGCCCCGCAGGCCGCGCAGACGGAGACATGCCGTGCTTGTAG
- a CDS encoding SiaB family protein kinase codes for METRMFRCHSEMREKGIMLYFSGPVCQSVVEGLGEMMRRKMACEERGLALAQRVFAVLVEQMQNIINYSDTVPPEVRCRSAEGMMGEGQVVVGRNESGFFITCGNPVLKDSEERIRQKIDTINRMNKDELKRYYKEQRRREPDDLSRGAGLGFIEMARKSGHPLAYSFEPISDTMSYFAVNVRIAGEANQ; via the coding sequence ATGGAAACAAGAATGTTCCGGTGTCACAGTGAAATGAGAGAGAAGGGCATCATGTTGTACTTCAGCGGTCCGGTATGCCAGAGCGTGGTCGAAGGGCTGGGTGAGATGATGCGCCGTAAAATGGCCTGCGAGGAGCGTGGCCTGGCACTGGCGCAGCGGGTGTTTGCCGTGCTGGTGGAACAGATGCAGAACATTATCAATTATTCGGATACGGTGCCGCCGGAAGTCCGTTGCCGCTCAGCAGAAGGCATGATGGGCGAGGGGCAGGTGGTGGTGGGACGCAACGAAAGCGGTTTTTTCATCACCTGCGGCAATCCCGTGCTGAAAGACAGCGAAGAGCGCATCCGGCAGAAAATCGATACCATCAACCGCATGAATAAAGATGAACTGAAACGCTATTACAAGGAGCAGCGGCGCAGAGAGCCGGACGACCTGTCACGCGGGGCGGGACTCGGTTTCATCGAAATGGCCCGGAAATCCGGCCACCCGCTGGCATACAGTTTTGAGCCCATCAGCGACACCATGTCGTATTTTGCTGTCAATGTCCGCATTGCCGGAGAAGCGAATCAATGA
- a CDS encoding GNAT family N-acetyltransferase — translation MPQTIKPDPPAGTPAAGAVAFRRQVLPQDALLVRRVVESTGFFTPEEADVAQELVDEHLMHGAACGYHFVFATEDDDMAGYACYGPTPATEGTYDLYWIAVAPHRQHSGLGRALLAEVVHDVRLTGGRLLFAETSGIRKYAPTRRFYERAGFSAEAVLKAFYRAGDDKIIYRLEVA, via the coding sequence ATGCCGCAGACCATAAAGCCGGACCCCCCCGCCGGAACACCCGCGGCAGGGGCTGTCGCCTTCCGACGGCAGGTGCTGCCGCAGGATGCCCTGCTTGTACGGCGGGTTGTGGAATCCACAGGATTTTTTACGCCGGAGGAAGCCGACGTGGCGCAGGAACTGGTGGATGAACACCTGATGCACGGCGCGGCATGCGGCTATCATTTTGTTTTTGCGACGGAAGACGACGATATGGCGGGCTACGCCTGCTACGGTCCCACACCGGCCACAGAAGGAACTTACGATCTCTACTGGATTGCCGTGGCCCCGCACCGGCAGCACAGCGGGCTGGGCAGAGCCCTGCTGGCCGAAGTAGTGCATGATGTCCGCCTGACCGGCGGAAGACTGCTGTTTGCCGAAACCTCGGGCATACGGAAGTACGCTCCCACCCGCCGTTTTTACGAACGCGCGGGCTTTTCGGCCGAAGCCGTGCTCAAGGCTTTTTACCGCGCCGGTGATGACAAAATCATCTACCGGCTGGAAGTGGCCTGA
- a CDS encoding D-alanine--D-alanine ligase family protein, whose product MRVAVVYNAVQPDGRPDQEDTLLQARAVHDALIRRGHAAELLSMTLDLHAASLRIAALNPDVVFNLVEELDGDIAMAPLAPALFAHAGIPFTGADAASMTLSGSKLLCKQILTGADICTPAWVTADGVCGGMGDLPRTADAFIPGRYLCKSVHEHASLGLDDSCIVDAVQTGDVMAALMRCRTRHGGTWFAEQYVEGREFNIAAIADGNGGVHVLPCAEIEFRGYAPERPRIVGYAAKWHQDSFECSNTVRRFDFCAEDSALLELLRTVTVRCWRAFGLAGYARIDFRVKGDGSPQMPYIPCVIDVNSNPCIAPDAGLAAAAEKDGMDYAGLVEGIVQAAVNEDRPPCRRP is encoded by the coding sequence ATGCGTGTAGCCGTTGTATACAACGCTGTGCAGCCCGACGGCAGACCCGATCAGGAAGACACCCTGCTTCAGGCGCGTGCGGTGCACGACGCCCTGATACGCCGCGGACACGCGGCGGAACTGCTCAGCATGACACTGGACCTGCATGCCGCCTCGCTGCGCATCGCGGCGCTGAATCCGGACGTGGTGTTCAATCTGGTGGAAGAACTTGACGGCGATATCGCCATGGCGCCGCTTGCTCCGGCGCTTTTCGCCCATGCGGGCATACCTTTCACCGGCGCGGACGCTGCCTCCATGACGCTTTCGGGCAGTAAGCTGCTGTGCAAACAGATACTGACCGGTGCGGACATATGCACACCGGCATGGGTGACGGCCGACGGCGTCTGCGGAGGCATGGGTGACCTGCCCCGCACTGCGGACGCGTTCATACCCGGCAGGTACCTGTGCAAGTCGGTGCATGAACATGCTTCGCTGGGGCTGGACGACAGCTGCATCGTGGACGCGGTGCAGACCGGCGATGTCATGGCGGCGCTTATGCGCTGCCGGACACGGCACGGCGGGACATGGTTTGCCGAACAATACGTGGAGGGCAGAGAATTCAACATCGCCGCCATTGCCGACGGCAACGGCGGGGTGCATGTGCTGCCCTGCGCGGAAATCGAATTCCGCGGCTACGCGCCGGAACGTCCCCGCATAGTGGGGTACGCCGCCAAATGGCATCAGGATTCGTTTGAATGCAGCAACACGGTCAGGCGGTTTGACTTCTGCGCGGAAGACTCGGCCCTGCTTGAGCTGCTGCGCACAGTCACGGTCCGGTGCTGGCGTGCATTCGGCCTTGCCGGATACGCGCGCATCGACTTCCGCGTCAAAGGAGACGGTTCCCCACAGATGCCCTACATTCCCTGTGTCATTGATGTGAACTCCAACCCCTGCATTGCCCCCGATGCCGGTCTGGCTGCCGCCGCAGAAAAAGACGGCATGGACTATGCCGGACTGGTGGAAGGCATTGTACAGGCAGCCGTGAATGAGGACCGCCCCCCATGCCGCAGACCATAA
- a CDS encoding sigma-54 dependent transcriptional regulator: MQHYLVATDNQPAAKAITRSFSSQAELTVVHSPQELHAALGRRIPDVLFADVSWLDRSPERTLDTIRTALRALWAIAPNLEVIVLAGQENIREAVKSVRAGADNYLTYPVSAEEAAYVLESLRESRMMQTELEYLRSSADGKTRIPLEQVHSTVMQTVFDKVRRVAATDTTILLQGETGTGKGVLAKLIHARSNRSKGPFMGVHCGAIPETLVESELFGHEKGAFTGASKRKPGRFEVAAKGTIFLDEIGTISLPTQVRLLQVLQDKVFQRVGGVNDIPMEARIVAASNVDLEELVKKGHFRADLLFRLNVFPIRVPALRERREDIPLLAETFLQRLRQRQMKKIQGIHPEVLAAFQNYAWPGNIRELENLMERAYILETSHMLSPDNFPQDLFAGGAPLANVSLDLSLPLAAVRNQAKEQAQRRYIEELIAECRGRINLTAERAGITTRQLRKLLTRYGIDKSVYKQSKSGTSGTQK, encoded by the coding sequence ATGCAGCACTATCTTGTGGCCACAGACAATCAGCCTGCAGCCAAGGCCATCACACGCAGTTTTTCCTCTCAGGCGGAACTGACTGTGGTGCACAGTCCTCAGGAACTTCATGCCGCACTGGGCAGACGCATTCCCGATGTTCTTTTCGCCGATGTTTCATGGCTGGACCGTTCGCCGGAGCGCACTCTGGACACCATACGCACCGCGCTGCGCGCACTGTGGGCCATAGCGCCCAATCTGGAAGTCATCGTGCTGGCCGGACAGGAAAACATACGCGAGGCCGTCAAATCGGTCCGGGCCGGTGCGGACAACTATCTGACGTACCCCGTTTCGGCAGAAGAAGCCGCCTATGTGCTTGAGAGCCTGCGCGAATCCCGCATGATGCAGACAGAGCTTGAGTATCTGCGCTCGTCGGCCGACGGCAAAACGCGTATCCCGCTGGAACAGGTGCACAGTACGGTCATGCAGACTGTGTTCGACAAAGTGCGGCGGGTGGCCGCCACAGACACAACCATACTGCTGCAGGGCGAAACCGGCACGGGCAAGGGGGTGCTGGCAAAGCTCATCCACGCCCGCAGCAACCGGTCCAAAGGTCCCTTCATGGGCGTGCACTGCGGTGCCATTCCCGAAACGCTGGTGGAAAGCGAACTGTTCGGCCATGAAAAAGGCGCCTTTACCGGAGCCAGCAAGCGCAAGCCCGGACGCTTTGAAGTGGCCGCCAAGGGGACCATATTTCTGGACGAAATAGGCACCATATCACTGCCGACACAGGTGCGGCTGCTGCAGGTGCTGCAGGACAAAGTGTTCCAGCGGGTGGGCGGCGTGAACGACATTCCTATGGAAGCCCGCATTGTGGCCGCCAGCAACGTTGATCTGGAAGAACTGGTAAAAAAAGGACATTTCCGTGCCGACCTGCTGTTCCGGCTCAACGTTTTTCCCATCAGAGTGCCCGCCCTGCGCGAGCGGCGCGAAGATATCCCCCTGCTGGCCGAGACTTTTCTGCAACGGCTGCGGCAGCGGCAGATGAAAAAAATTCAGGGCATCCACCCCGAAGTGCTGGCAGCTTTTCAGAACTACGCATGGCCCGGTAACATACGCGAACTGGAAAACCTGATGGAACGGGCCTATATTCTGGAAACCTCCCACATGCTCTCGCCCGATAACTTTCCGCAGGACCTGTTTGCAGGCGGCGCCCCGCTGGCCAACGTCTCGCTGGACCTTTCACTGCCCCTTGCCGCTGTGCGCAACCAGGCCAAAGAACAGGCCCAGCGCCGCTACATTGAAGAGCTGATAGCCGAATGCAGGGGCAGAATAAACCTGACAGCGGAACGCGCGGGCATAACCACCCGCCAGCTGAGAAAACTGCTCACCCGCTACGGCATCGACAAATCCGTGTACAAGCAGTCCAAAAGCGGAACTTCAGGTACCCAAAAATAA